The Lycium barbarum isolate Lr01 chromosome 10, ASM1917538v2, whole genome shotgun sequence genome includes a region encoding these proteins:
- the LOC132614781 gene encoding thioredoxin domain-containing protein 9 homolog isoform X2: protein MDKIVEKQVLTVAKAVEDKLDDEISALDRLDLDDIEVLRERRLQQMKKMAEKRNRWVSLGHGEYSEIPNEKDFFSVVKASERVVCHFYRENWPCKVMDKHLSILAKQHVETRFVKINAEKSPYLAEKLRIVVLPTLALIKNAKVENYVVGFDELGGTDDFSTEELEERLAKAEVIIFEGESSRILSKSKAQTKKNVRQSSNPDSSDSE from the exons ATGGACAAG ATAGTAGAAAAGCAAGTATTAACGGTTGCTAAAGCCGTTGAAGACAAGCTTGATGATGAGATTTCGGCCTTAGATCGGTTAGATCTTGACGATATAGAGGTATTACGAGAACGTAGATTGCAACAAATGAAGAAAATGGCTGAGAAACGGAATCGTTGGGTGTCTCTTGGACACGGCGAATACTCCGAAATCCCAAACGAGAAGGACTTTTTCTCTGTTGTTAAGGCTAGTGAACGCGTCGTCTGCCATTTTTATCGCGAAAATTGGCCTTGCAAG GTGATGGACAAGCATTTGAGCATACTGGCAAAACAGCATGTAGAGACACGTTTTGTGAAAATTAATGCAGAGAAAAGCCCATACTTGGCTGAGAAGCTTAGAATTGTTGTTCTTCCAACCCTTGCCCTCATAAAAAATGCTAAAGTGGAAAACTATGTG GTTGGATTTGATGAGCTAGGGGGCACCGATGACTTTAGCACTGAGGAACTTGAAGAGAGGTTAGCTAAAGCTGAAGTTATCATTTTTGAGGGTGAGTCGTCAAGAATTTTATCAAAATCCAAAGCTCAGACCAAGAAGAATGTCAGGCAGAGTTCAAATCCTGACTCGTCGGACTCAGAGTAA
- the LOC132614781 gene encoding thioredoxin domain-containing protein 9 homolog isoform X1 — protein sequence MDKVQEIVEKQVLTVAKAVEDKLDDEISALDRLDLDDIEVLRERRLQQMKKMAEKRNRWVSLGHGEYSEIPNEKDFFSVVKASERVVCHFYRENWPCKVMDKHLSILAKQHVETRFVKINAEKSPYLAEKLRIVVLPTLALIKNAKVENYVVGFDELGGTDDFSTEELEERLAKAEVIIFEGESSRILSKSKAQTKKNVRQSSNPDSSDSE from the exons ATGGACAAGGTTCAAGAG ATAGTAGAAAAGCAAGTATTAACGGTTGCTAAAGCCGTTGAAGACAAGCTTGATGATGAGATTTCGGCCTTAGATCGGTTAGATCTTGACGATATAGAGGTATTACGAGAACGTAGATTGCAACAAATGAAGAAAATGGCTGAGAAACGGAATCGTTGGGTGTCTCTTGGACACGGCGAATACTCCGAAATCCCAAACGAGAAGGACTTTTTCTCTGTTGTTAAGGCTAGTGAACGCGTCGTCTGCCATTTTTATCGCGAAAATTGGCCTTGCAAG GTGATGGACAAGCATTTGAGCATACTGGCAAAACAGCATGTAGAGACACGTTTTGTGAAAATTAATGCAGAGAAAAGCCCATACTTGGCTGAGAAGCTTAGAATTGTTGTTCTTCCAACCCTTGCCCTCATAAAAAATGCTAAAGTGGAAAACTATGTG GTTGGATTTGATGAGCTAGGGGGCACCGATGACTTTAGCACTGAGGAACTTGAAGAGAGGTTAGCTAAAGCTGAAGTTATCATTTTTGAGGGTGAGTCGTCAAGAATTTTATCAAAATCCAAAGCTCAGACCAAGAAGAATGTCAGGCAGAGTTCAAATCCTGACTCGTCGGACTCAGAGTAA